The genomic segment ATAGAAAAAAGATAGTATCAAAAGGAGCAGATTTATTTTTACGCCAGATATTTGACCATGGATTTTTTCACGCAGACCCACATCCAGGCAATATCCTTGTGTTAAAGAAAAATATTATCTGCCTTCTGGATTTTGGCATGGTAGGCACTGTGGATCGCTATAAAAAAGGGGATTTTGTAAACCTGATTTACAGTGTTGTGCATCAAGATGAGGTAAAAACAACCCAGATGCTTCTCAAGCTTACCTCTTGGGAGCAGGAGCCTGAGATCAGATTTCTTGAAAGAGATGTATCAGAGCTGATGGGGCAGTATCTTAACAAACCACTTAAAGACATTGAAATCAGCAGTTTGCTCAGGCAAATGCTTGAATTGATGTCTGATTACCATCTTCGTCTTCCTCCTGATGTTTTTCTGATGATAAAGGTTCTCAGCACTATTGAATCCATAGCCCATCTTTTAGATCCTGATTTTGACATGGTTTCTCAGGTTGCCCCTTTTATCAAAAGGGAAAAAATAGCCAGATTTCATCCCCAGAGGATTGCTGAAAATATTTTATCTCTTTCATCTGATCTGCTGGAATTTATGCACCAATTTCCCAAGGATGCTCTTGAGGTTGTCAAACTTATAAAAAGTCAGCAGCTTACAGTTAAGTTTGAACATCACGGTCTTGAAAAACTGGTTGAAACCCATGACAGGATCAGTAATAAAATATCTTTTGCCATTATTATTGCAGCTCTTATCATAGGTTCGTCTATTGTTATAATTGCAAAGATTCCGCCGCTTTTATACGGTATTTCTTTTATTGGAATTGTTGTTTTTATTGCTGCAGCAGTTATGGGTATATGGCTTATTTTTGCTATTTTAAGAAAGGGCAGTTTTTGAGAAACTGGATAAAGAAAAACTGGATGAACTGGAAAGAAGCTTGAAAAAAGGGTAACTTATTTTGAGTTAAACTATAAGGACTGACAAATTTTCCAGTCTGCCAGTCCTTAAAAAGCTTAATTTGCAGTGGCTGCAAGTTTATTTCCCTGCTACGTCCTGCTTGCAGTGCTTGCAGATTTTAGCCTGCTTTTTGATAATCTCAGCGCAAAAAGGGCATTCCCTTGTAAAATTGCGTTCATGTATATTTTTTATTGCATTTTCAACTTCCTTTTGCACCAGTTCATTTCCAAATCTGGCATTTCTCACAGGATCAATTGCTTCCAGAGTACCAATGTCGCCAAGCATTTGTGCTGCCTTGAGCCTGACCCGTTCTGGTTCTGCTGGATCCATAAGAAGTCTCATGGCTGTAACACCATCCTTGTTAACATAACAATCTGCCAGAATGGAAAAACCTTTTTTAATATTTTCCTTTAATATTTCCTGCTGAAGTAAAACCTGGTCGTCAATTACCTGGCCTGAACCGCCTATGGGACTAAACACCGGCATACATTCAAACTTATCTGTTCCTATATAGCACATACACCGGTAAGATGCCCTGTGCCCAAAGTTTTCTTCAATATTTTCCCATCCTTGTTTATAAAGAGAGCAATTGTCATTAAAACAGACAAAAAGATAGGGCGCTCCCCATCCCAGCCCGTCACTATAATTTATGGGGGGAACTTCCCATATACTCATTTCCGTATTACAATGGGGGCAGACTGGTTTTTCCTGTGCCATCATTCGCTGCAAAAATTGTTCTTTGGTTTCAATATTCATTACAAATCCTCCTCGGGCATTTTTATTAAATCTCTTATGAGTTGTTGTTTATTTCCAGTTTACATAAAGCCAAAATTTCAAATAATAAAAAATACTATAAGACATTAAAAATATATTTAAACCCATGAACAAGAAATATTTTAAATAATTCCTGATTTACAGTCTGGAAACCAGTGCTTGAAAATTTTGTAATTATCATTTATAATAAAATCCATGGAAAAAATAAGTATTAAAACATATGATGAATATATAAAAGCACTCACTGACATCAGCAGAGCCATAACATCAGATCTTTTCCTGGAAGATCTTTTTAAGCTTATTGTCATGGTAACTGCCAGGGTAACAGATGTTGCAATCTGTTCTTTATGGCTTATAGATGAGAATCTTAAGCCGCCCATGATTACATTAAGAGCAACCCAGGCCTTTGCACCAGAATATGTCAAAGACCGTTTTTTGAATCTTGATGAAGGTGTTGTGGGCCATGTTGTAACCAATAAAAAACCCCTTACTATAAAAAATGTACTGAAAAACAGGAAGTTTAAAGAAAAGGAAATGGCTAAAAAACTTGGTCTTGTTTCTATGGTCGGGGTTCCGCTGAAATTAAAAGATGATAAGGTTATTGGTGTATTGAACTGCTTTACAACAGAGCCTCATGAGTTTTCAAAAACCCAGGTAAACCTGATAACTGCCGTGGCTAACCAGGCTGCTGTGGCTATATTGAATACTGAATTAATGGTAAAAACAAAGGTTATTCGGGAAGAACTTGAGACCCGTAAACTTCTGGATAAAGCAAAGGAGGTAATCATGCACAGACGAAAGATGGCAGGAGATGAAGCTTACAGGTGGCTCCAGAAAAGAAGTATGGATTCAAGAAAATCAATCAGGCAGGTGGCTGAGGCAATTCTTCTTTCTGAAGAGTTATATATAAATTAGATGTCTGGTGATGACAAATGTCTGTGCATAGCTTTTTTAACCATATTTTCAATTCCTTGTGTATCAATCTGGTTTACCATCTCAAGCATTAGTTCAGCAAAATCATTATATTTACTCATATCTTCTATCCTGGCTTCAGCCCATTTTTGCAGGGCAATAATGTCGCCTATATCTGCCATATTGTTTAAAAACTCCAATTCATCCATTGGAGGCAGTATCATGGATTCAATATTTATTTTTTCACAATAACGATCTTTATCTTCAGTATTTTTGTAAATCCATTCAAGTTTCAGGTGTAATTGTATTTTTTTAAGAACTTCACCTAAATCAAGAGGTTTTGGTAAAAAATCATCTCCTCCCTGTCCATGCTTTTTTTTCGGGTATCTTCAAAACTGTTGGCTGAGACAGCAATTAATTTAATATGATTTAATTCCGGCAATGACCGAATCTGTGACATGGCATCATAACCATTTGTTTTCGGCATAATCAAATCCATGAAAATAAGATCAGGATGTAATTTTAATGCTTTAATAACAGCATCTTCACCATCTTCTGCTTCAATAACATCAAATTTCAGCATTGTCAGGTAATCATTTAAAAGCTGAAGGTTGTCAGGATTGTCATCTGCTACCATAATTTTTATTGTTTTTCCTTTATAACCAATAATATTGTCTTGATTCCATTTTTGATCAATAACAGGCTTTTGATCTGTTTTTGGAAGATAGATATCAAAGCTGAAAGAACTGCCCCGGCCTGGACTGCTTTCTACCTTTAGTGTTCCTCCCATGAATGCAACAAGATCACGGCTTATTGTAAGCCCCAGGCCTGTTCCCTGGATTTTCATGGTATGTTCTCCAGCCTGTTTAAAAGGTGAAAAAATATTTTCAAGCTGGTCTTTTTCTATGCCTATTCCTGTATCACTGACTTTAAAACAGATTTGTTCTTTATCAGTTACATTGACATCCAGACTGATACTGCCTTTTTCTGTAAATTTAACAGAATTATTGAGAAGATTCAGCAGGATTTGGCGCAGTCTTACTTCATCAGCCATAACCCAGTCAGGGATTGAAGATGAAATATTATATTTAAAATCAAGGTATTTTTTCTGGGTGCGAACCTGGATAATATCTATTATTTCTTTAAGAAAGTCCTTT from the Desulfonema limicola genome contains:
- a CDS encoding zinc ribbon domain-containing protein; amino-acid sequence: MNIETKEQFLQRMMAQEKPVCPHCNTEMSIWEVPPINYSDGLGWGAPYLFVCFNDNCSLYKQGWENIEENFGHRASYRCMCYIGTDKFECMPVFSPIGGSGQVIDDQVLLQQEILKENIKKGFSILADCYVNKDGVTAMRLLMDPAEPERVRLKAAQMLGDIGTLEAIDPVRNARFGNELVQKEVENAIKNIHERNFTRECPFCAEIIKKQAKICKHCKQDVAGK
- a CDS encoding ABC1 kinase family protein — its product is MLSIRKIEAFGRTYRHLNRYRQILGILIKYGFGDLIERLNIDQYIEIGLQFISSKPNEHHFQKQTRAERIRLALEELGPTYVKLGQLLSTRPDLLPINFIDEFAKLQDNVKSFSYQEVENILCKTFNQPLEEIFSFFEKTPIASASIGQVHKALLKNEDIVAVKIRRPGIRKIVEVDLEIMLHLAMLMEGNLEEMALHRPVKIVEEFARLLEKELDYKIEAANVERFSRQFFEDSSIYVPKVYNSLTTERILTMEYIQGIKISDIDKLKKSGLDRKKIVSKGADLFLRQIFDHGFFHADPHPGNILVLKKNIICLLDFGMVGTVDRYKKGDFVNLIYSVVHQDEVKTTQMLLKLTSWEQEPEIRFLERDVSELMGQYLNKPLKDIEISSLLRQMLELMSDYHLRLPPDVFLMIKVLSTIESIAHLLDPDFDMVSQVAPFIKREKIARFHPQRIAENILSLSSDLLEFMHQFPKDALEVVKLIKSQQLTVKFEHHGLEKLVETHDRISNKISFAIIIAALIIGSSIVIIAKIPPLLYGISFIGIVVFIAAAVMGIWLIFAILRKGSF
- a CDS encoding GAF and ANTAR domain-containing protein, whose translation is MEKISIKTYDEYIKALTDISRAITSDLFLEDLFKLIVMVTARVTDVAICSLWLIDENLKPPMITLRATQAFAPEYVKDRFLNLDEGVVGHVVTNKKPLTIKNVLKNRKFKEKEMAKKLGLVSMVGVPLKLKDDKVIGVLNCFTTEPHEFSKTQVNLITAVANQAAVAILNTELMVKTKVIREELETRKLLDKAKEVIMHRRKMAGDEAYRWLQKRSMDSRKSIRQVAEAILLSEELYIN